Sequence from the Vanacampus margaritifer isolate UIUO_Vmar chromosome 18, RoL_Vmar_1.0, whole genome shotgun sequence genome:
caactcaaaatcagtcacattcaaaaacattggactgcctttgcttttaaaaactatcactgagaatatcatcatatctaactaatgtgattactaagttaacacataaataatgttgaatagttcaaatttcatgaacaaataattgtatcttgaccaaatgaaaagtaactcatattagagcataccacaaatgtctttgttatagcagaagatgttatctgtcggagtcatgtgcatacacaatgaactacaaaaaaaaaaaaaaaatcgaatttttttttttggggggagataaaaaaaaagcggaattccgcgaattagcggaaaaatcacatccctgtatatattCTCAGTTATAGTATTTACTAGATGCCAGAAAGAACAAGTACACAGCTGTAAAACCTTTTCTGCTggaatgcggaagaaggtctaatctgttcAAAATGGTTTCTACTCTTCTACTGTCTTGGTAGGTTGGCTCAGCCTAGCCCGTGTGCAAATTTGTGATCTGATGGTCTCAACTGGTTTCAACCAGAAAAGTGTGCCAGAGTGCAAATAGACGGCTTTGCTCAAGTCACCTGCCCAATTattaagaggcctaatctaaACACTGGACCAAGAATTGACACCTCTGTGCCAGATGCGTTTTGGCAGAGCGTTTTACAAACCGGAAACGTCATGATTCGACTGCTATTGCATGCGCTTTTGACTTGCGAAAATGGTTGACAAGAagccgattattattattatagcccTGTGGCCTGCCACGCTTAGGTCATTCTGTTCTTTAGCATTTTAGGCTAGTTGTGATTGCTCAAGATTGCTGGTActgtgcggggggggggggggggggttgagaatGCTAGAACCGAAGAGGCCTTTCATGTGACAGGCATAAGGTGCCAAGACTTGACAACTAAAAAaaaggctcatcactctatgtAAAGCTTTCACTAATTCCAGACCGCACTTTCCACTAAATATCAAAAAGATCACAAAATTACCACAAGTGGGGGCTTCATCACACAACACAAGGATGACACAAACAAGTCACAGCTACACTTGACACCACAGAGCACCCACGACAACTACATGCATAAGAGAAGATACACAAGGTGTTTACAAAGAGTTTACAAACTAGTCGTGTTTGCGGTGACGGGACTTGTGATTGGTCGATCAACCTCACTCCCTTCCTCCTTCTGCTCCTCCCCTCCGAGTGTCGGCCTACTCTTCCTTCCGCTCGGGCTGCTCAACGTCAGCTCTCTCGGCACTAGCAGACGGTGTGGATGTGGTGCCGGTGGTGCCGGTGGCTGATGGAGCTAGCGGTGCGGTGCGTGCAGGGCAGGAACGTCTAGAAGCTCATCTAGATGGTTCTGAAAAGGACCTGGCAGCTCCCTCGCTCCTCAAAAGGTGTTGTCACCTCTAACTTTGGTTCAGCTTCCTTGGGAATGGTTTGGTCCAGAGTGTAAGGTGCATGCTTATTGTCACTTGCTCTACTTTTTGGGTGGCTTTTGGCTAAACTGACTCCACAGACGGtggaagctttaaaaaaaaaaaaaaaaaaaaaaaggaaatctttTTCCTGGATGATTTTTATCAGATTTTATCGATTGActgttttgttgatttttttgctccattttatttattgttatgtgTATCTAACTGTGTAAACATGATTCTTAATCACTTGTGCTTTCAAAACTGAGTCTCCATTTGGCTTGGATGACTGGAATTCTAAATTTAATAGATGAACTCTCCAAGGAGTAAAAATCCTGAACttgcatattttgtatttgacCTCTCTGGGTTCTGTGCTTCTTATTGctacatgctttaaaaaaacaacaaaaaaaacgttcctATTTTCTCGTTGGCTGAGCGAGGGTTCTATCGGTACCAACGACCTAATACTGCCATCTTTAAAAGTGAGGGTCATTGGTGTCGCTACCGGTGTTCAATGTTTCTTCATCTTGAGATGGTGCAGAGGGGCAATTTGAGTTATAAGAGAAAGTGCAAACAAAATCCTCAAAAGTGTCCAAAAGTTTGTCCAAAGGACCAACGGAATTCATGAAATAATCTGTGAGATAATTTGAGCAATTTGCATAGTTTTCAATATCTAAACTTGAACCTGAAGATATATCAAAATCATCTATAGTGCTTGGACAGTCAGAAAGACTATCAGTAGTTTTATCAGGTGACACGTTTAGTCCCGTTTTAAATGTAGTGAATTTGGTGTTGGCGGTTGTGTCTCTGCCAGCAGTGTTTGATATTTCTAGCTGGACAGTAGTCGCCTGCACAGGGACCTGAGGGATACACACGGGGTCTTGATAACTGTTGTCTACCTCCGTGTCCCTGACCCTGTACCTGCCCGCTGAGTAGGAATGCTCACCAATTTGAAAAAACTGGAGCCTCTCCTCCACCATGTCCCTCTTGCTCATGTCAATCGCACCACTGCGCGTCATCTCAAACATCTTCCCTTCGTGGAACAGGAAGGGGTTGGGCTCGCTCGTCGGTGTGCTATCGTCTGTCGGCGTGCGGGCGGGGGTGCTGTCGGGCGTGGTGGCCTGAGATTGCTCGTCGACTGCCAGTCCAAAAGGCTTTGGCTCGCCGTTGCTGGCCTGCGTTCCTCCCATGTCGACGATATCTTCTTCAGCACCTTTACTGGGCCAGGGGTCAAAGTCCAAGCCTTTAGTCGCAACAGTCTTAAAAGGAGAGTTAAACTCTTCTTCTAACTTATAGCTAAAGTATGTATCTGAAAAGCCTTCTTTAGCTGGGAGTTTCTGTCCATTCGTTTCAACACCGTCTTTTTGAGCGTCATTAGAGTTCCTACCATCCAATGGTATGTCTTTCTGGTCCTTCAGACATTCCTCtggaattttttcttcttcaataaCTTCTAGTTTAGTTTGAGGAAAAGAGCGGTCTAAGGGCCTGAAAGTGTCAGTCGCCCAGACATCTCGCCTGCTGTCCAGAGGGCCTAACGACTTTAAGTCAGCTTGTTCATACAGACCATCATCCTCATCTTGGAGGTCATACCCATCTAGGGAGTCTATCTCGGTTGCATCAGTGTCATGAGAAAATTCAGCTGTTGTGGCTAATGAACAGTCTGTTATGGACTGGTCGTTTCCGTTTTGTTCACATTCATAGTCCTCTCCCTTACCGTTGGACCCATTGGTTCCAACAAGAGGTTCGTtgtcatttccatttttgtcatgttttttcacCTTGACCTGATTTTCTTTCTCCCTTTTCGTTTGGTTATCCTCTTCCCGAGGAGCTTTGAAAGTGAATTTTTTAGAGGGAATCGGTTGAAAGATTGACTCTTCATCATTGTCGTCCTCACCATTGGACTGACTATTATCCACCTCAGGTAGCACTGGCGAAGGGGGCTGGATACGTATTATTGGTTCAATCAGCAGCTTCTGGTGTTCTTCCTTTAAATTCACCTCCATCATTTCCGTCTCCGTTTCCGACGAAGCGCAGGAACCTTTCTTGTCTGGATCAGATGTTTCTGAGAGGTCCAAAGGAGGTGGTGGAGGAAATTCAATGTATGCGACGCCTTTGTCTTTGGAGGCTTCCTGCCCCGTTTTTTCGTCATACCCATTGACTGTGCTTTTTTGCAGAATGGAACTATTCTCTAATCTCTGATAATTATCAGTCATTATCATTTCCTGCATGTTAGCATTAACGAGGTCTGCTTTAGCAGCATGGATGCTAGTTTTGATTTCAGTTAAGGTCTCTTTAAAAGAAATGATGGCTCCTCCTCGGTCATCTTCTAATTCCTCAGATACTTCCATGATTGGGCTGGGCTTATCTGGCACCAACCCCATGAAGCCATCAGGGGTTTTTGCGGTAAGGTCATAGCTGACCTCCTCGGAGCTGGGGGTCTCTGGTGTAAGGGGGCTTTTCCCTGAGCTATCTATGAAGGAGATCTGTTCTAGGGTGTCATCATCTGGGCTGAGGGGTCCAAGTCCAGAAACAGACTTCTGTTTGACAGCATGTAGTGCCCCTTTAGCCTCCCTTTCAGCCTGGCGGCCAACCTGTAGGCTAACGTAAACAGGTAAAGTTTTAATGCCTTTGAAATGTTCGTTGGTTGCTGCGGCAGCGGGAGGTGTTGTGACTTTTTCCAGAATGTCTCTGGAACTAAGTAAGTTATTAGAATTTGAATCTTTAGGGGCGTTATCAAGGAGCTCAAacgaaacattttcatttgttttggtgGCTGTTGCTTCAAAGCTTTTACTTTTACATAACGTTGGAATCTGTGAGGGTTTTGTTACTGAACGTTTCTTAGGCAGGTCATTTTCATTATAACTGGATGTGGTTCTTACAGGAATCTGAGATTCTGACTTTTTCCTtaagtttttattaattaagtCATCGCTATCGATTCTTGAAACCTCAGTTAAGACATTTTTTGTGACATGATGTTTGTCAGCATTGCTATCTTTCTCTGAAAATGTTCTTTGCAGTGACAAATTTGGGATGTTTCTATTTGAAAATAGTTTTGGGGACTTGGGTGACGTCAAAGCCACTTTGGTGTCATCTctgtcatcattattattttggggCCTCTCCTCCTGTGAGGTTTCagtaacttttgtttttctatcAGCAAAAAACTGGTAAATTGGGAGTTTGCTCTCCTGTAATTTCTTTACAGAAGGTTTCGGCTGAACTGGAGGGGGTGTTTTGCTTGGCCTAGACTGGGATTGTTTCTGAACCTCGGAttcaaacttcattctcacagaAGTGACTTTGGATGCTGATTTTATGTGGGAAGGAGAGGAGGGCTCAGACTCACAGGTCTTAGGTTGTTGGATTTTCTGAGGACTGCCTGGCAAGCTAGAGCTTTTCTTTTCAGCAGGTAAAACGCTACCAAATGTTTGACTAACGGAAGGCTCCCTGAGTTTGGTTTTATTAAATGCCTCGTCCCCTGTCTTAGTTTTCTGAGGGCTGCTGCATGCTGAGCTTGGCCAGGACCTCGGTTCTTTGAGTTCTCGTCGGACGGGCTTTCTCTCGGGTGACTGAAGCTCATCGTTGAGCTTTTCTGTTTTATCACGGAAGAACTGGGAAACCTCACAGAGTTTTTCTTCCGCTTCTTTTACACTTTGATCCACCCTGTCCTCATAAAGGAGCTTATCCCTGCTCCTGTCATGTTTATCCTCAGTAAATCTCATCCAGACTGCATGTTTGGGGCTACCTTGTTCAGTTGAATAATGGAGCACTGTAACTTTATCAAACTGTGGTGATTCATCCCTCTGCAAAAATGTTCCCGCTTTCGGGGACCCATCTTTTGAGGACTTAGATACAAACTCCCTTTTGGGGCTATCTTGCTGCTCAGATGTTAGGTTCCTGTCAGTCTTCATTGCAGAATCTTCTGTGGCGGAATGACGTGTCGACGATGTGTCTAGTTTCTCGGAGAGGAGCATTTTTTCAGCAAACCTGTAGGACTCGCCTCTGATTTCAGAGAACTCATCATCACAGTATTCTATGGAATGCTGGCTCAGCAGTTTTAGGGCTTTATAGGAATCATCAGCTATCAGTTGAGCAGAGCTTGGCCGACTGTCCTCCTCCTGTGAAACAGGTGTGTTAACGCGAGATGTTTCCAAGAAAGTGGGGAGGTATTCTTCAGCAATCAGTTCCTCTTCTTCCTGCTGGCTCTCATCATAATCAAGCATTTCCTTAATGGGCCGCTCCCCTTTATAAACATAAAGCTCAGGGTGTTTCTTAGTTTCCCTGATATAAACCTCAGTCGGCTCTGCTGTGCTGTGGCCTTTCTCAATATGAACCTCAATTATCCGTTCTACTTTGGGTTTGGATTTAACGTCCCTGTCGAGAAATCTTGGCGACAGCTCGTCGCCTTTCACTGAGTCCTGGTtagctttgtgttcaaatagGTCTGCCAGTTCTTTGGATGGGTCCCGGCCAGACTGGAAGGCTTTCATGAGGTCTCGCACTGACATGGTTTCCTCAATACCCTCTGCTGTATCAGTGAGCTGAGGCTTATGATAGACCATTCTGGTTGTAGTGGTAATATGAGTTTCCTCTTTAAGACACATGCTCATTGAATCCTCCTCTGGAATCGTCATTTGGGTGGAGGCGACTGAGCTTCCTGAAGCTGCACCTGACTCAGCAGAAGGAAGAGCAGAAGCAGTCTCTTCCACTAGGAGAGGCGCATCTGAGAGGCTCTGAACATAGGCCTCCTCTAACATGGTCTCGGAAACACTAGGAGGGATGGGAGTGTCAGTAAATAAAGGCTTGGGTTCTGTGCTTTCTGCACTCTGGGGAGCAGAAGGTGTCTTTTCACTCCTAGTCTCAAAGCCGCTGTCAGACAGCGGACTCTTATCCTGCTCATGAGACAGCTCCTCTGGGGACTCGAGAATGGTGTCACCCCCCTGATAAGACTCCGCAAGTTTGCTTAGGTCCTTCTCGGATGGAGACCTGAGCATGCCCGACACCGGCGGTGGCATTTTCAGTTTGTGCTCCTGTATTGTCATAGATGGCTTCAGAATACGTTTTTGTTTCTCTTCCCCTTCACCTTTTGCCTCCTCATACCTGCTTTTCAATTCTGCCATTTTGGAGAGGGAGCTAGCCCCAATATCATTAGTTAAATAGTCTACCACTTTAGCCAAATCAAGGTCATTGTTCGATTGGAGCTTAAGCAGATGTGAGCGCTCATCGAAGGTGTTTTGGTCAGAGAGTGCATTTCTTTGGGCCTCCTCAATTTCATCTGTGGAAAATTCCTCCCACCCCTCCGCTACAACATTCTCCTTACTTTCATTCACAATGTCCTTCTGTAATATCTCGCTCACCTTCACTAAATCTTCCTTCACTTTCTCAACAAGTGTGTATGGCTCATCATCCTCTAACTTGGCCTCACGAGGAGTGCTTGTGTGTGATGTCTGGACCCTTTTAGCGGCcgtctgtgtgtctgtctgtaaGATGGCTGTCATTCTCATCAGGTCTTCTTTCATGTCTGCTACATCTTTTAGCATCTCCTGGTTGGAGGCAGTGGCGTGATGAATGATGGGTGGCGTGATGTAGGGGGGCGATTTCAACTGGGAGTTAATTTTGGAGGCCGTAACGCAGGACAACATGGATGAAGAGGGCAAGGTGCGAGGGGAATCAGGAAGTGCCATTTTGAGAGAGCCTGGCCCTGGTTTAACAGCGGTCTCGGACACGACGCTGACCAATGAGTATACAGGTACAGTCATCGTATTTGAGGTAACTGCAGGTACTGAGGAGGCAGCAGCAGATCTCAGAGAACTGTAAGCAGAATTTGCTGAAGCAGATCTAAGGGGGGATGACGGTGATTTAAGCGTGCCATAGCCTGGTGCAGAATAGGAGTCAATGGCTTCATTTATAGCGGCGCTGATGCCAGATGTTGCTGCCTGGGTGGTGGCTTGGATTCTCTCTTGAAGACTTCTCTCTGACGGGTGCCGGGAAGAAGGTGAGGAAGGCGTAGACGAGGATGACACATATTTGACAGGTGAAACGTTCCCGTTCACCATGGACAGTTCAGACGATGCAATGGTTGTCTTCCCTGTCGAGGACGGCGACGACAAGGAGGTTTTCCCTCCTCGTGCTGACAAAGTTGAATCCGAAGAGGTTTTTAAAGAGGACAGGGTGGAGAGGCTTTTAGTAGAGGGAGGATTTGGCGCTGCTGTGTCTATCTTAAAAGGCATACTAGAACTGTAGATGCTGTACGGTTTCTTTGGTGAGATTGGAGCAGCTGTGGACTTATCTGGTGTGTAACCATTGGGAATGGAGTGAATTGGAGAGGTCCTTGACGCGTAGGGTGAAGAGAGACTTTTGATTGAAGCAGCATCTGTGGCAGGTTTATATGGACTTCCGGAGGACACCAAGTTGGCAGAGGCCTGTACAGGATACTGACCCTGCTGGACAACTGTTTTAATGGGTGATGGTATAGCCCTGTAAGACCTGACAGGGGACGAAGGGAGTATGTCGGGGGAAGCCAGGTTGGGTGCTTGCAATGGAGCTCCCATGCTGGCTCTAATTGGAGAAGAACATGCAGGTGATGGGGAGAAGGGCCAGGCAGATTTCAGTGGAGAAGCAGCTGCTGAGCTGGCCGGTGAATCGGCAGCGAGGACGGAGCCGCCCACTCCGCCGAGCCTTGCTTGGCCAGGGACGGTAAGAGGAGCAGTCGACCATGGGGGGTAAGGTCTGGTTGGAAAGACAGGTTTGTGAGGGTGACCAGCAGGCAGTGCTCTTGTGGCTGGTGCGCTTCGCTCAACTGCTGTTTCTTCAGCGGAATGTGGAGAAACAATGATGGAGAAGTAAtgggaaaataaatcaaaaggaTGTGGAGTAgtcaacaaaaatgggaaaagaaaagaagatgcGGAAGAAGAAGAGATCGGGGGGAGAGTTGGTCAGTGAAGCAGTTCTGTTattaaaagaacaacaaataGCAGTTTCATGAAATGCTCACATATTTAAGTATTTATCGACGATGGATTTAATTAAAAGTGTCTTCAGATATTGATCTCAAACACTGacaacaaccacaacaaaaTGGATGATTGAAATTGAAGCCCAAGAAAGcagcaaagtaaaaaacaaagacaatgacACTGAATTGGCAACAGAAACATGGCGGGACAAATGTACCAGGATTACTACAAAAGCAGCTCCGCTTTTTGGACATGAGACATTCTAACACCAGCAAATGGATTCTGCGTCTAATTCCAAACCACTTTAAAAGTGCCTTTTATCTGTTTGGTCCCAACGTTATCCTTAATGACAGGTCAGACAAGCCCTTTGcaatttatttgacaaaatgtgTCCTCCAACACTGACGTTTGGTCCATTTTGTCATGCACAGTCAATAAAAAGATGGTGACAAGCGGAGACTAAAGAAAGAAAACCAGCCAAACTCAAGACCTCTTAACATGCATGGCTGTCCCACACAAAAAATTCCCCACAACACCATAAAGAGCTGAAAAAGTCAGATGGGACAAATGAAAATCAAGCAAATCTTTCTTTGGCCACCCCTGCCGAAAAACCAGAAACATTGGGGCAGTTGGCCAGGCAAAGAAAGATTATGATGTTGctgaattttaaaacaaccaaagcCAAGAATTTATAACAACGTGGGCAAGCACTGCACAGCAGTTCCAAAAccattcatgcaaaaaaaaaaaaaaaagatgtaccaTGTCGTAAACAAGCATGTGGACAGTGCATGTTGTGTCAGGAAGAGAAATGTTCATCAACGCCTCGGACACATGAATCATGATAATCATCACGAgcgaagactttttttttttgttgttgttgttagtgaaaatgacaaaactcACTCAGTGCAGGCTCGGCCAGATAGCTGTAGCGCTTACGTAAGGCTAGCGATGCAAAGGTATGACGTCGCTCGGGCTTTTCAGTCTGCAA
This genomic interval carries:
- the LOC144037977 gene encoding ankyrin-3-like isoform X4 translates to MAHAASQLKKKADENLVAAEEEREKERKRARKRARGDVKKKTDVNACYLRAARAGNLEKALDYLKNGVDINICNQNGLNALHLASKEGHVEVVAELLQQGANVDAATKKGNTALHIASLAGQMEVVKELVTHNANINAQSQNGFTPLYMAAQENHLDVVHYLLENGSSQSIATEDGFTPLAVALQQGHDQVVSLLLENDTKGKVRLPALHIAARKDDTKAAALLLQSDHNADVESKSGFTPLHIAAHYGNINVATLLLNRGAAVDFKARNDITPLHVASKRGNGNMVRLLVERGAKIEARTKDGLTPLHCGARSGHEQVVEMLLSRGAPILSKTKNGLSPLHMATQGDHLNCVQLLLHHDAPVDDVTNDYLTALHVAAHCGHYKVAKVIVDKKANPNAKALNGFTPLHIACKKNRVKVMELLLKHGASIQAVTESGLTPIHVAAFMGHENIVHQLINHGASPNTSNVRGETALHMAARAGQSNVVRYLVQNGARVDAKAKDEQTPLHISSRLGKQDIVQQLLANGASPDTTTNSGYTPLHLAAREGHREVAAALMDQGASLGITTKKGFTPLHVAAKYGKLEVANLLLQKNAAPDAAGKSGLTPLHVAAHYDNQKVALLLLKQGASPHGAAKNGYTPLHIASKKNQLEIATTLLEYGASTNSVTRQGITPLHLASQEGNVDVVTLLLARDASVNTGNKYGLTPLHLAAQEDKVNVAEVLVNHGATLDPETKLGYTPLHVACHYGNVKMVHFLLKNQAKVNTKTKNGYTALHQAAQQGHTHIINLLLHNGASPNELTTNGNSALSIARRLGYISVVDTLKVVTEETLTTQTVTEKHKMNVPETMNEVLDMSDDDACKANAPELITEDYMSDGDEEMDCGNICISYSCDDAMTGNTDKYLAPQDLRELGDDSLPQEGYMGFSVGARSQSLRSFSSDRSNTLNRSSFTRDSMMIEEMLAPGRDMMLCKEKSFTVEHNKHLAVAKDCDNDSLRRYSWTPDGMDNVNLVSSPIHSGFSSPLPQYDSRFLVSFMVDARGGSMRGSRHNGMRIIIPPRKCTAPTRITCRLVKRHKLASPPPMVEGEGLASRLVEVGPAGAHFLGKLHLPRMPPALNEGESLVSAVLQLGPRGTRFVGPVIVEIPHFGSMRGQERELILLRSENGETWKEHLYDCKTEELRQLLNGMDEELDSAEELQRKRICRIITKDFPQYFAVVSRIRQETHQMGPEGGTLSSRSVLLVQASFPEGALTKKIKVGLQAQPVPDETVKNILGNRATFSPIVTVEPRRRKFHKPITMTIPVPPLSGEGLSNGYKGDCTPCLRLLCSITGGTSPAQWEDITGTTPLTFVNDCVSFTTNVSARFWLADCHQIPETVGLASQLYRELICVPYMAKFVVFAKMNDPVESRLRCFCMTDDKVDKTLEQQENFEEVARSKDIEVLEGRPIYVDCYGNLAPLTKSGQQLLLNFYAFKENRLPFCVKVRDPSQEPCGRLTFLKECKSTKGLPQTAVCNLNITLPAAKKEMESDAEDETEKPERRHTFASLALRKRYSYLAEPALKTAVERSAPATRALPAGHPHKPVFPTRPYPPWSTAPLTVPGQARLGGVGGSVLAADSPASSAAASPLKSAWPFSPSPACSSPIRASMGAPLQAPNLASPDILPSSPVRSYRAIPSPIKTVVQQGQYPVQASANLVSSGSPYKPATDAASIKSLSSPYASRTSPIHSIPNGYTPDKSTAAPISPKKPYSIYSSSMPFKIDTAAPNPPSTKSLSTLSSLKTSSDSTLSARGGKTSLSSPSSTGKTTIASSELSMVNGNVSPVKYVSSSSTPSSPSSRHPSERSLQERIQATTQAATSGISAAINEAIDSYSAPGYGTLKSPSSPLRSASANSAYSSLRSAAASSVPAVTSNTMTVPVYSLVSVVSETAVKPGPGSLKMALPDSPRTLPSSSMLSCVTASKINSQLKSPPYITPPIIHHATASNQEMLKDVADMKEDLMRMTAILQTDTQTAAKRVQTSHTSTPREAKLEDDEPYTLVEKVKEDLVKVSEILQKDIVNESKENVVAEGWEEFSTDEIEEAQRNALSDQNTFDERSHLLKLQSNNDLDLAKVVDYLTNDIGASSLSKMAELKSRYEEAKGEGEEKQKRILKPSMTIQEHKLKMPPPVSGMLRSPSEKDLSKLAESYQGGDTILESPEELSHEQDKSPLSDSGFETRSEKTPSAPQSAESTEPKPLFTDTPIPPSVSETMLEEAYVQSLSDAPLLVEETASALPSAESGAASGSSVASTQMTIPEEDSMSMCLKEETHITTTTRMVYHKPQLTDTAEGIEETMSVRDLMKAFQSGRDPSKELADLFEHKANQDSVKGDELSPRFLDRDVKSKPKVERIIEVHIEKGHSTAEPTEVYIRETKKHPELYVYKGERPIKEMLDYDESQQEEEELIAEEYLPTFLETSRVNTPVSQEEDSRPSSAQLIADDSYKALKLLSQHSIEYCDDEFSEIRGESYRFAEKMLLSEKLDTSSTRHSATEDSAMKTDRNLTSEQQDSPKREFVSKSSKDGSPKAGTFLQRDESPQFDKVTVLHYSTEQGSPKHAVWMRFTEDKHDRSRDKLLYEDRVDQSVKEAEEKLCEVSQFFRDKTEKLNDELQSPERKPVRRELKEPRSWPSSACSSPQKTKTGDEAFNKTKLREPSVSQTFGSVLPAEKKSSSLPGSPQKIQQPKTCESEPSSPSHIKSASKVTSVRMKFESEVQKQSQSRPSKTPPPVQPKPSVKKLQESKLPIYQFFADRKTKVTETSQEERPQNNNDDRDDTKVALTSPKSPKLFSNRNIPNLSLQRTFSEKDSNADKHHVTKNVLTEVSRIDSDDLINKNLRKKSESQIPVRTTSSYNENDLPKKRSVTKPSQIPTLCKSKSFEATATKTNENVSFELLDNAPKDSNSNNLLSSRDILEKVTTPPAAAATNEHFKGIKTLPVYVSLQVGRQAEREAKGALHAVKQKSVSGLGPLSPDDDTLEQISFIDSSGKSPLTPETPSSEEVSYDLTAKTPDGFMGLVPDKPSPIMEVSEELEDDRGGAIISFKETLTEIKTSIHAAKADLVNANMQEMIMTDNYQRLENSSILQKSTVNGYDEKTGQEASKDKGVAYIEFPPPPPLDLSETSDPDKKGSCASSETETEMMEVNLKEEHQKLLIEPIIRIQPPSPVLPEVDNSQSNGEDDNDEESIFQPIPSKKFTFKAPREEDNQTKREKENQVKVKKHDKNGNDNEPLVGTNGSNGKGEDYECEQNGNDQSITDCSLATTAEFSHDTDATEIDSLDGYDLQDEDDGLYEQADLKSLGPLDSRRDVWATDTFRPLDRSFPQTKLEVIEEEKIPEECLKDQKDIPLDGRNSNDAQKDGVETNGQKLPAKEGFSDTYFSYKLEEEFNSPFKTVATKGLDFDPWPSKGAEEDIVDMGGTQASNGEPKPFGLAVDEQSQATTPDSTPARTPTDDSTPTSEPNPFLFHEGKMFEMTRSGAIDMSKRDMVEERLQFFQIGPQSPCERTDLRMAIVADHLGLSWTELARELEFSVEEINSIRVENPNSLTAQSFMLLKKWVHRDGKNATTDTLTAVLTKINRLDIVTLLEGPIFDYGNISGTRCFADDNAVFPDQSDGYHQIDAELRTSPDLHCAPPIPLRSDDFLRNGGIVDTPSRPSDLPLVREPPLVRVEDTSESPDNDRRAVQRRAMFEGAYAPYERQGGRRQEEEEEEEDEMTQDRLQSLLEDIKLEEEGLEDEEMTEEKVHAILEQVRQAEKDLCSLPGWRGGDAMATAVDEATAELGPNAEEGSPDSLADSLEQPAQSSKNEEDEQGGDRSARRVQWAQNVQCERVFDDDDEEEAEEELAEEESSSEEETTVTTRVFRRRVILKGEEARNVPGESVTEEQFTDSDGNLVTRKVIRKVVRRVVGSEQKDEVGEEGGAVVAVAPSGGARGGKGRRRGKRSRQGHKSGSGNNKQGRKSHS